A region from the Hippoglossus hippoglossus isolate fHipHip1 chromosome 18, fHipHip1.pri, whole genome shotgun sequence genome encodes:
- the LOC117779257 gene encoding eotaxin-like: MRALHVLLLCVLGAALLSSVLCNNGLGPDDCCFGFYQGELAKARISSYQDTDSRCPRKAVLFTTKKSHEICVDPKLPWVQSIMQQLDEESL; the protein is encoded by the exons ATGAGGGCCCTTcacgtcctgctgctgtgtgtcctgGGAGCTGCACTGCTCTCCTCAGTGCTCTGCAACA ATGGACTGGGTCCTGATGACTGCTGCTTCGGTTTTTACCAAGGAGAACTGGCGAAAGCTAGAATCAGTTCCTATCAAGACACTGATTCCAGGTGTCCGAGGAAGGCCGTCCT ttttacgACAAAGAAGTCTCATGAAATCTGTGTGGATCCAAAGCTCCCGTGGGTTCAGAGCATCATGCAACAATTGGATGAAGAATCCTTGTAA